TGTTTCGGCACTGACTATGATGGTGAGTGAAAAACAAGGTGAAGTGGCTATATTACAAACCTTAGGGTTAACGCCTTCACAAGTACAAAAAGTGTTTATGGTGCAAGGCTTATATAACGGGGTTATTGGCACCGCAATAGGGGCACTTTTAGGTGTGTTGTTTAGCTTATATATTAATGAACTACTCGCTGCTGTGGGGCTAAACCTACTAGCAGGCGTAGAGCTTCCGGTAAAATTTGATGTGTTTAGCCTCGTTTTTATTGCACTTAGCAGTATTGCAATGAGCTTTTTAGCCACTTTATATCCTGCGCGCAAAGCCGCAAAAGTAAAACCAGCAGAGGTATTGCGTTATGAATGATTTAGTTATTAGCTGTCAAAATTTAAGTAAAGTTTATCAAGATGGCCAAAACCAAGTAGAAGTATTAAAAGGGGTGGACCTATCGCTCAACCAAGGGGATATGCTGGCTATAGTGGGCAGTTCAGGCTCAGGGAAAAGTACCTTATTGCATATTTTAGGAACCCTTGATACGGCTACCTCAGGGAGCGCTAAAATAAAAAACCAAGACGTTGCTAAATTATCGCGAACAGAGCAAGCGGCGTTTAGAAATAAAAACTTGGGTTTTATTTATCAGTTTCACCATTTATTAATGGAATTTAGTGCGGTTGAAAACGTGGCTATGCCGCTGTTAATTAAAGGGCTCAACGCAAAAGAGGCGAAAGAGCAAGCTTTGCAAATGTTAGATAAAGTAGGTCTTGCGCATCGTAGTGAGCATAAACCTTCAGCGCTATCGGGTGGAGAGCGCCAGCGTGTTGCTATTGCCCGAGCGCTGGTGACTAAACCTGCATTAGTGTTAGCCGACGAACCCACTGGTAATCTTGATAAGCAAAATGCGATTAAAATTTACGATTTAATTAATGAGCTAAATAAAAGCCTAAATACCAGTTT
The genomic region above belongs to Pseudoalteromonas sp. MM1 and contains:
- the lolD gene encoding lipoprotein-releasing ABC transporter ATP-binding protein LolD, with amino-acid sequence MNDLVISCQNLSKVYQDGQNQVEVLKGVDLSLNQGDMLAIVGSSGSGKSTLLHILGTLDTATSGSAKIKNQDVAKLSRTEQAAFRNKNLGFIYQFHHLLMEFSAVENVAMPLLIKGLNAKEAKEQALQMLDKVGLAHRSEHKPSALSGGERQRVAIARALVTKPALVLADEPTGNLDKQNAIKIYDLINELNKSLNTSFVVVTHDLELADKLGKIAYLDDGKLAIKESQHVA